A part of Bacillus rossius redtenbacheri isolate Brsri chromosome 1, Brsri_v3, whole genome shotgun sequence genomic DNA contains:
- the LOC134527777 gene encoding uncharacterized protein LOC134527777: protein MWARLVVALVAVSGSRAWYQLIPGVGYYQFNAADTWIRAQDACVSRDSALAVPTTPEKLRALGDVLVGRGSRYAHAGFHQLFQPGQYLTVYGELLNETGPLTWERGAPLPGPAYSCGAVSSSGELAVLECDGKLPFVCENELWSEYEHLAGVGYYKLYTSGENWADARRRCAQDGAHLAVLGSGAEAVALGRLLARFPTLNNTDHDSRALLGFHALYATTRSRRPRLRTVTGQMLDHAGYTRWKRGQPFLGTSWHCGAMTRDIELVMVSCSHKYAFICEHEL, encoded by the exons ATGTGGGCACGGCTGGTAGTGGCGCTGGTGGCGGTATCTGGGAGCAGGGCCTGGTACCAGCTGATCCCCGGGGTCGGCTACTACCAGTTCAACGCCGCCGACACGTGGATCCGGGCGCAGGATGCGTGTGTGTCGCGGGACTCGGCACTGGCCGTGCCCACCACACCCGAGAAGCTGCGAGCTCTCGGAGATGTGCTGGTGGGGCGCGGCAGCCGCTACGCCCATGCTGGGTTCCACCAGCTCTTCCAGCCCGGGCAGTACCTCACCGTATACG GCGAGCTGCTGAACGAGACAGGACCACTCACGTGGGAGAGGGGCGCCCCACTGCCTGGTCCTGCCTACAGCTGCGGGGCGGTGTCGAGCAGCGGCGAGCTGGCCGTGCTGGAGTGCGACGGGAAGCTGCCATTCGTTTGCGAGAACGAGCTTTG GTCGGAGTATGAGCACTTGGCCGGCGTGGGCTACTACAAGCTGTACACGAGCGGTGAGAACTGGGCGGACGCCAGGCGCCGCTGCGCCCAGGACGGCGCCCACCTGGCGGTGCTCGGCTCTGGAGCCGAGGCGGTGGCTCTTGGGAGGCTGCTGGCGCGCTTCCCCACGCTCAACAACACCGACCACGACAGCCGCGCGCTGCTGGGCTTCCACGCGCTTTACGCCACGACCCGCTCCCGTCGCCCCAGGCTGCGCACCGTGACGG GCCAGATGCTGGACCATGCTGGCTACACGAGGTGGAAGCGGGGTCAGCCCTTTCTGGGCACCTCCTGGCACTGCGGCGCTATGACCCGGGACATAGAGCTAGTGATGGTGTCCTGCTCGCACAAGTATGCCTTCATATGTGAGCACGAGCTGTGA